From the genome of Bos indicus x Bos taurus breed Angus x Brahman F1 hybrid chromosome 14, Bos_hybrid_MaternalHap_v2.0, whole genome shotgun sequence, one region includes:
- the SMPD5 gene encoding sphingomyelin phosphodiesterase 5: MPSPPDWPPTPCALRPSPFPHPVLHALHRLTRALLFPAYWALDQLLGCWAPAESRSEQSWLRTAAGAGVALLLLLAALPLTLPALLLWLLLQAWRRPFCYQPPPRCWAPPAPWCPRTEPARSFGFFSANLCLLPDGLARFNNLPHTQRRAAAVGAVLLAGLRRSPYGATGCGSPVQAMPCGVLTGAMPASLDFVCLQEAFDLRAERRLVSLLASNLGPVLYDVGTFGLQPGLHLKLLGSGLLLASRYPLLRAAFQSFPHARGEDALASKGLLSAQAQLGILDGRRVVGFLHCTHLHAPSEDGLLRCKQLTVLLDWAEQFEAESRQSDEAVAFSVLLGDLNFDNCSLDHQQEQEHRFFSCFRDPCRLGTRREQPWALGTLLRPSELRRSVACSPEMLRRALEQKKGRRRYLAGPPRGGPPAESWRGRRLDYITYRSAPGGLLSPEVEQVTFSTALAGLTDHLAVGLRLRVSTSS; this comes from the exons ATGCCATCCCCGCCCGACTGGCCCCCGACGCCCTGCGCCCTACGACCCTCGCCCTTCCCGCACCCTGTGCTGCACGCTCTCCACCGCCTGACCCGCGCGCTGCTTTTCCCGGCCTACTGGGCCCTGGACCAGCTGCTGGGCTGCTGGGCGCCGGCCGAGAGCCGGAGCGAGCAGAGCTGGCTGAGAACCGCCGCAGGCGCCGGGGtcgcgctgctgctgctgctcgcGGCCCTGCCCCTGACTCTCCCGGCGCTActgctctggctgctgctgcaggCCTGGCGCCGCCCCTTCTGCTACCAGCCTCCTCCGCGGTGCTGGGCGCCCCCTGCGCCCTGGTGCCCCCGCACTGAGCCCGCGCGCAGCTTCGGCTTCTTCAGCGCAAACCTGTGCCTGCTCCCCGACGGGCTGGCGCGCTTCAACAACTTGCCGCACACGCAGCGGCGGGCCGCGGCTGTGGGCGCCGTGCTGCTCGCCGGCCTGCGGCGTTCGCCCTATGGGGCTACGGGCTGCGGTTCGCCAGTGCAGGCGATGCCGTGCGGGGTGCTGACAGGCGCCATGCCTGCGAGTCTGGACTTCGTGTGTCTGCAGGAGGCGTTCGATCTTCGCGCAGAGCGACGCCTGGTTAGCCTCCTGGCATCTAATCTGGGCCCGGTATTGTACGACGTGGGCACATTCGGCCTGCAGCCCGGCCTACACCTCAAGTTGCTGGGCAGTGGGCTGCTGCTGGCCTCGCGCTATCCGCTGCTGCGCGCCGCCTTCCAGTCCTTCCCCCACGCACGTGGCGAGGATGCTCTGGCCTCCAAGGGACTACTTTCCGCGCAG GCGCAGCTGGGCATCCTGGACGGGCGCCGCGTCGTGGGCTTCCTGCACTGCACACACTTGCACGCGCCCAGCG AGGACGGGCTCCTGCGCTGCAAACAGCTGACGGTGCTTCTGGACTGGGCCGAGCAGTTCGAGGCGGAGAGCCGCCAGAGTGACGAGGCTGTGGCCTTCAGCGTGCTCCTGGGTGACCTCAACTTCGACAACTGCTCGCTAG ACCACCAGCAGGAACAGGAGCACCGGTTTTTCAGCTGCTTCCGGGACCCCTGCCGGCTGGGCACGCGCCGGGAGCAGCCCTGGGCCCTGG GGACGTTGCTGAGACCCTCGGAGCTCCGCCGCTCCGTGGCCTGCTCGCCGGAGATGCTGCGTAG GGCCCTGGAGCAGAAGAAAGGGCGCCGCCGCTACCTGGCAGGCCCTCCCCGTGGAGGCCCCCCAGCTGAGTCCTGGCGGGGCCGGCGCCTGGACTACATCACCTACCGCAGCGCGCCTGGAGGCCTTCTGAGCCCG GAGGTGGAGCAGGTGACATTCAGCACTGCCCTGGCCGGGCTCACAGACCACCTGGCCGTGGGACTTCGGCTCCGAGTGTCCACGTCCTCCTAA
- the SPATC1 gene encoding speriolin, with protein MTELRSCSKSGQEGWRGHLVILEQFPQEPGANRPPGRMRGWAQQALLQPHPLREDSGQEAWAHLSPPGHRGVNLATCVFLPPSPAAANEPILEEVGIVALAPLADVLNSPQPSPVAGPIVSPLAGPLNTLLPGPGPTSQSSPLTSLLSSHLASPLVVPQVGTPTSSLGLPSTGSMMPSNPLAGPTAVPPGGTPTSSLGLPSTGPLTPGSPLVGPLAVSQNGPLMPAMTGSGVLSLNSPLLTSTAAPLGVSQNVLANPMNNLVLSEAPRVRLAEPLRGYPPGPHPSADRGPSATSKVSLPTEHPQPTQEPEPLSMTFVGAPIQTSTPVGALGTPGPVIAFSYGTSDAQTQPGGPQGQVIPASVPVSTASNMAILTSAPTPTPTVTTSYTPSSTPHPSARTHHSPSRPSPTPHSPPHNPRSPPRTSSSPASVTDARGPRGPEQSRKSILELERKLAHRKSSKFPDTSRESKQLAWERLVGEIAFQLDRRILSSIFPERVRLYGFTVSNIPEKIIQASLNPSDHKLDEELCQTLTQRYVSIMNRLQSLGYNGRVHPALTEQLVNAYGILRERPELAASEGGSYTVDFLQRVLVETVHPSMLTDALLLLSCLSQLAHDDGKPMFIW; from the exons ATGACAGAGCTGAGAAGCTGCAGCAAGAGTGGCCAGGAAGGCTGGAG GGGTCACTTGGTCATTCTGGAGCAGTTTCCTCAGGAACCAGGGGCAAACAGGCCCCCAGGCCGCATGCGGGGGTGGGCACAGCAGGCCCTCCTGCAGCCGCATCCCCTGCGG GAGGACAGTGGTCAGGAGGCCTGGGCCCACCTCTCCCCACCAGGGCACAGAGGGGTCAACTTGGCCACCT GTGTCTTCCTGCCCCCGTCCCCGGCAGCAGCAAACGAACCCATCCTGGAAGAAGTGGGGATTGTGGCTCTGGCACCCCTGGCCGACGTGCTAAACAGCCCGCAGCCCAGCCCCGTGGCAGGCCCCATCGTGAGCCCCCTGGCAGGCCCTCTCAACACGCTGCTGCCCGGCCCAGGGCCCACCTCCCAGAGCAGCCCACTCACCAGCCTCCTGAGCAGCCACCTGGCCAGCCCCCTGGTAGTGCCCCAAGTGGGCACACCAACCAGCTCTCTGGGCCTGCCCTCCACCGGCTCCATGATGCCCAGCAACCCCCTGGCGGGCCCCACGGCAGTGCCCCCAGGGGGCACACCAACCAGTTCCCTGGGCCTGCCCTCCACCGGCCCCCTGACTCCAGGAAGCCCCCTGGTGGGCCCCCTAGCTGTGTCTCAGAACGGCCCCCTGATGCCCGCTATGACAGGCTCGGGGGTCCTCTCCCTGAACAGCCCCCTGCTCACCTCCACGGCCGCCCCTCTAGGTGTCTCTCAGAACGTTCTGGCCAACCCCATGAACAATCTGGTGCTGTCGGAGGCCCCACGGGTGAGGCTGGCAGAGCCGCTCCGAGGATATCCCCCGGGACCCCACCCCTCGGCTGACAGGGGACCTTCTGCCACCTCCAAAG TTTCACTCCCCACTGAGCACCCCCAGCCAACCCAGGAGCCGGAGCCCCTCAGCATGACATTTGTGGGTGCACCCATCCAGACCTCCACCCCTGTTGGTGCCCTGGGCACTCCAGGCCCCGTGATAGCCTTCTCCTATGGCACCTCAGATGCTCAGACACAGCCTGGCGGCCCCCAGGGACAAGTGATCCCTGCCTCTGTCCCTGTCTCAACTGCCTCCAACATGGCCATCCTCACCTctgcccctacccccacccccacagtgaCCACCAGCTACACCCCCTCAAGCACACCGCACCCCTCTGCTCGAACACACCACTCCCCATCCCGGCCCTCGCCCACCCCTCACTCCCCTCCACACAACCCCCGCTCCCCACCGCGAACCTCGTCCTCCCCGGCTTCAGTCACCGACGCCCGTGGTCCACGCGGCCCAGAGCAGTCTCGGAAAAGCATCCTGGAGTTGGAGCGGAAGCTAGCCCACCGCAAGAGCAGCAAGTTCCCCGACACCTCTCGAG AATCAAAGCAGCTAGCCTGGGAGAGGCTGGTGGGGGAGATCGCCTTCCAGCTGGACCGCAGGATCCTGTCCAGCATCTTCCCCGAGCGTGTGAGGCTCTATGGCTTCACAGTCTCCAACATTCCAGAGAAGATCATCCAG GCCTCCCTGAACCCCAGTGACCACAAGCTGGATGAGGAGCTGTGCCAGACGCTCACACAGCGCTACGTGAGCATCATGAACCGGCTGCAGAGCTTGGGCTACAACGGGCGGGTGCACCCGGCGCTGACGGAGCAGCTGGTGAATGCTTACGGCATCCTGCGGGAGCGGCCGGAGCTGGCCGCGTCCGAGGGTGGCTCCTATACAGTGGACTTCCTGCAGCGCGTGCTGGTGGAGACTGTGCACCCCAGCATGCTCACTGATGCGCTGCTGCTGCTCTCCTGCCTCAGCCAGCTGGCCCACGATGATGGCAAGCCCATGTTCATCTGGTGA